One stretch of Francisella sp. LA112445 DNA includes these proteins:
- a CDS encoding beta-1,3-glucanase family protein: MKKIPLGLTVAISATLLASCGSSHKNKASINSKNLQNNYSQPESQDQIKQPELASVQSSPNIVASKTKAASSDAYPLKIINNSNISEDTYITVVDGTNIYKVADDGTLTKGPLLSKAYFQDYGKDIGHSGSFTVKIPKPFISGRIYVSIGHPLGGVATNAPFYSKSSSDSNYYMSQVVYDKFELTYNSSGVLYIDPTSVDFFSIPLTMQNPSPIKPTDLTESGYPLGMSRKEIIDQATANFTTGVSSGSVDTWKDLIFDSSGSTIRIISPSGIATSTGADNPLGSMKNMVNKPAVTGTSYLLNPITTPSGSSFYLQNLINYYEGTKHQLAFDVSQLYSAKYPQTDIFENAVYFADGISSNAKCSQQITSYDSQGKPIYGAYANSTSCWKFIPKICTDLSDLSKCKAPSGDQAKLQDEYIPMDYVSSFDFFSPGQWPFDNNNILPKVYTTTDTIQNNHPAKGLIAEGLSALFSAGLLPVSNSKIEDTAISKSSLNKLVNDNKDILYKNNSANGQLEDKGPWFSQYSKVIHSICYDSAAKSSCTTSTAAANKKYPIVYTFAFDDFLAQDGTLTSKTLTSGSTISVTINDMQGYPKTNPGKAPKPNISVDTPTVISGSLDTCKTIPTDPAKVTTCKLTAKFTTKNTPTEMKGYTVTVSPISATDNGSHCQYLKGKNSNIWAGCGAVAPTSITNSTVTNLSGPTDGVYTYEVTSEVPRDTFEQVVTGAIWQHCTDSTSKNGFNFYVSVSDGKQTIGALSPSSSTYHDIPGCASPA; encoded by the coding sequence ATGAAGAAAATACCTTTAGGATTAACCGTTGCAATATCTGCAACATTATTAGCATCCTGTGGATCAAGCCATAAAAACAAAGCCTCAATAAATTCAAAAAACTTACAAAATAATTACTCTCAACCAGAAAGCCAAGATCAAATAAAACAACCAGAACTAGCCTCTGTTCAAAGTTCTCCAAATATAGTAGCGTCTAAAACTAAAGCAGCTTCTTCTGATGCATATCCTCTAAAGATAATAAACAACTCTAATATCTCTGAGGATACTTATATAACGGTTGTAGATGGTACAAATATATATAAAGTTGCAGATGATGGAACCCTAACAAAGGGTCCTCTACTGAGCAAAGCTTACTTCCAAGATTATGGGAAAGATATTGGTCATAGTGGTAGCTTTACTGTAAAAATTCCAAAACCTTTTATTTCTGGACGGATTTATGTTTCTATTGGACATCCTTTAGGTGGTGTTGCAACAAATGCTCCTTTTTATAGTAAATCCTCTAGCGATAGTAATTATTATATGTCTCAAGTTGTTTATGATAAGTTTGAGCTTACTTACAACTCTAGCGGTGTACTATATATAGATCCTACAAGTGTAGACTTCTTTAGTATACCTTTAACTATGCAAAATCCTTCTCCAATAAAACCTACTGATCTAACAGAATCAGGATATCCTTTAGGAATGAGTCGAAAAGAAATTATTGATCAAGCAACTGCAAACTTTACAACCGGAGTTTCCTCAGGAAGTGTAGATACATGGAAAGATCTAATATTTGATAGTTCTGGATCTACAATACGTATTATTAGTCCTTCAGGAATAGCTACCTCTACTGGTGCTGATAACCCTCTTGGATCTATGAAAAATATGGTAAATAAGCCAGCTGTCACTGGAACTAGTTATTTACTAAATCCAATAACAACTCCTAGTGGTTCATCATTTTATTTACAAAACTTGATTAATTATTATGAAGGGACTAAACATCAATTAGCTTTTGATGTAAGCCAGCTGTATAGTGCTAAATATCCTCAAACAGATATTTTTGAAAATGCTGTATATTTTGCTGATGGTATCTCAAGTAATGCAAAATGTAGTCAACAAATAACTAGTTATGATTCACAAGGTAAGCCAATATATGGAGCTTACGCAAATAGTACAAGCTGTTGGAAGTTTATACCAAAAATCTGTACGGACTTAAGTGATTTATCAAAATGTAAAGCTCCTAGTGGCGATCAAGCTAAACTGCAAGATGAATATATTCCTATGGATTATGTGAGTTCATTTGACTTCTTTAGCCCTGGACAGTGGCCTTTTGATAATAATAATATATTACCAAAAGTTTATACAACTACAGATACTATTCAAAATAATCACCCAGCAAAAGGACTTATAGCAGAAGGCCTATCAGCTCTTTTCTCTGCAGGTTTACTACCTGTATCAAACTCAAAAATAGAGGATACAGCGATAAGTAAATCATCTTTAAACAAACTTGTTAATGATAACAAAGATATCCTGTACAAAAATAACTCTGCAAACGGTCAGTTAGAGGATAAAGGGCCTTGGTTTAGCCAATACTCTAAAGTAATACATTCAATTTGCTATGATAGTGCTGCTAAATCATCTTGTACAACTTCAACTGCAGCAGCTAATAAAAAATATCCTATAGTATATACATTCGCTTTTGATGATTTCTTAGCTCAGGATGGTACTCTTACTAGTAAGACATTAACTAGTGGTAGCACTATTTCTGTAACTATCAACGATATGCAAGGATATCCTAAAACAAACCCTGGCAAAGCACCTAAGCCTAATATAAGTGTAGACACTCCTACCGTTATTTCTGGTTCATTAGATACTTGTAAAACAATTCCTACAGATCCTGCTAAAGTAACAACTTGTAAATTAACTGCTAAATTTACAACGAAAAATACACCAACTGAAATGAAAGGCTATACTGTTACTGTATCTCCTATATCAGCAACAGATAATGGATCTCATTGCCAATACTTAAAAGGAAAAAATAGTAATATTTGGGCTGGATGTGGCGCTGTAGCCCCAACAAGTATAACAAACTCAACTGTCACAAATCTATCAGGTCCTACAGATGGGGTTTATACATATGAAGTTACATCTGAAGTTCCTAGAGACACTTTTGAACAAGTAGTTACAGGAGCTATATGGCAACACTGTACTGACTCAACATCAAAAAATGGATTTAACTTCTATGTTAGTGTTTCAGATGGTAAACAAACAATAGGAGCATTATCTCCTAGTTCTTCAACCTATCATGATATACCTGGATGTGCTAGTCCAGCTTAA
- the rbsK gene encoding ribokinase has translation MSISVIGSANRDLVVKVDELAQKGQTIISQDYEEFCGGKGANQAVAARRLSKNVSFITNLGKDSFGDRLLEFYKEVGFDVSTINQDSNSNTGLAFISVDKEGQNIINVVMGANAKLDEKVIDRHIQKIQSSKVILTQLETPLETIEYLANRVTKDQIFILNPAPARELPEELLQKVDILTPNETESSILSGVEVRDIETAKQAAKELHKKGVKTVIITLGEKGALLSKDNAQEQKLFATKKVDVVDTTAAGDTFNGVLAFCLDKGFSIEKSIQIANTASALAVTVEGAENSAPTLEKLNTYLEQKI, from the coding sequence ATGTCTATATCTGTAATAGGAAGTGCTAATAGAGATCTAGTTGTAAAGGTTGATGAGCTTGCACAAAAAGGCCAAACAATTATAAGTCAAGATTATGAAGAGTTTTGTGGAGGTAAGGGCGCAAATCAAGCTGTAGCAGCAAGAAGACTTAGTAAAAATGTAAGTTTTATAACAAATCTTGGCAAAGATAGTTTTGGAGATAGGCTTTTAGAGTTTTATAAAGAAGTTGGTTTTGATGTATCGACAATAAATCAAGATTCTAATAGTAATACAGGATTAGCTTTTATTTCTGTAGATAAAGAGGGCCAAAATATTATAAATGTTGTAATGGGAGCTAATGCTAAATTAGATGAAAAAGTGATAGATAGACATATCCAAAAAATACAGTCTTCGAAAGTTATTCTAACACAGTTAGAAACACCACTAGAAACAATTGAATATTTAGCAAATAGGGTGACAAAAGATCAAATTTTTATACTAAATCCTGCTCCCGCTAGAGAATTACCAGAAGAGTTATTACAAAAAGTCGATATATTAACACCAAATGAGACGGAAAGTTCTATTCTCTCTGGAGTTGAGGTTAGAGATATTGAAACTGCTAAACAAGCGGCAAAAGAGCTACACAAAAAAGGTGTAAAAACTGTAATTATAACCTTAGGTGAAAAAGGTGCTTTACTATCAAAGGATAATGCACAAGAACAAAAGCTTTTTGCTACTAAAAAAGTAGATGTAGTTGATACAACAGCAGCGGGAGATACTTTTAATGGAGTGCTTGCTTTTTGTTTAGATAAAGGTTTTAGTATAGAAAAATCTATACAAATAGCTAATACAGCTTCAGCGTTAGCTGTAACTGTAGAAGGAGCAGAAAACTCAGCACCGACTTTAGAAAAATTGAATACTTATTTAGAACAAAAAATATAA
- a CDS encoding pentapeptide repeat-containing protein has translation MACKSIYFRKCTFPIIKKSFDYYTIRTSYQGCRFKNEDDSFIKLDDKQVETFKKDGDAIFYRCIFDSPYTIKIDPLLYDHCKFTQEVNIKLVSKQIFAGQSHNYNFLPKTTNLNNVEIINSTFHGNFMVNNHSEENDSYLKTISFKKCTFNGKFEFKNNDIKGSLIVEDCNFSETSDFFGTTIIKNKDSKIVFQKCRFDKISIFEDCIFNVFTMFKYVTFRDSVIFRGAYFNEGLDLSKSNFNYSAGANFLGCKIKDNEKLKISDQETFRIIKHSFDSIGNHIEANKYFSREMNAYAKYLKGEKGLYEDKTIFYINSFISKFGQSFIRATVLFLIFAAIMHTMNCFCGWLQKDLIFNPSLKNIYYFLQNIFTNIPIFSNLLGYRSYMYLPDWIKILSYIIYAILTWQIIVSIKRKVRK, from the coding sequence ATGGCCTGTAAAAGTATATATTTTAGAAAATGTACATTTCCTATTATTAAAAAATCTTTTGATTATTATACTATTAGAACAAGCTACCAAGGTTGTCGATTCAAAAACGAAGACGATAGTTTTATTAAATTAGATGATAAACAAGTAGAAACATTTAAGAAAGATGGAGATGCTATTTTTTATAGATGTATTTTTGATTCTCCTTACACTATAAAAATAGATCCTCTCCTTTATGATCATTGCAAATTTACTCAAGAAGTTAATATAAAATTAGTTAGCAAACAGATATTTGCTGGTCAGAGCCATAACTATAATTTTCTTCCTAAAACAACAAATCTAAATAATGTAGAAATCATTAATTCTACTTTTCATGGAAACTTCATGGTTAATAATCATTCTGAGGAAAATGATAGTTACTTGAAAACAATATCTTTTAAAAAGTGTACCTTTAACGGAAAGTTTGAGTTTAAAAACAATGATATCAAAGGTAGTTTAATAGTTGAAGACTGTAACTTTTCTGAAACATCAGATTTTTTTGGAACTACAATTATAAAAAATAAAGATAGTAAAATAGTCTTTCAAAAATGTCGATTTGATAAAATATCAATTTTTGAAGATTGTATATTTAATGTTTTTACTATGTTTAAATATGTGACTTTTAGAGATTCTGTAATATTTAGAGGAGCATATTTCAATGAAGGTTTAGACTTATCAAAATCTAACTTTAATTATTCCGCAGGTGCAAATTTCTTAGGGTGCAAAATAAAAGATAATGAAAAACTAAAAATTTCAGACCAAGAAACTTTTAGAATTATTAAGCATTCATTTGATAGTATCGGTAATCATATAGAAGCTAATAAGTACTTTTCTAGAGAAATGAATGCTTACGCAAAATATTTGAAAGGAGAAAAGGGCTTATACGAAGATAAAACCATATTCTATATAAATAGTTTTATATCAAAATTTGGACAAAGCTTTATAAGAGCAACTGTATTATTTTTAATTTTTGCGGCAATTATGCATACTATGAATTGTTTCTGTGGATGGTTGCAAAAAGATCTGATTTTTAACCCTTCCTTAAAGAATATATACTATTTTTTACAAAATATATTCACTAATATCCCAATATTTTCTAATTTATTAGGATATAG
- a CDS encoding sulfite exporter TauE/SafE family protein, whose product MSLPLFITLIFFITIFSGFISGVFGGGSGLINVPGFYLLLHYSYASNDHLMQVAIACAVSSGVLVGLLASIKQHKYKQICYDTLRWALISILLGGVFGVFLVTLIKSGNLKAIFSILLIVMAIWMWSKTKTSLKIWQAPLVLKIASAFIAGMCTMLSGISVFFVPLLTKCGLDIRKAIGTSTVITFFISLVMTLFFMLFGLHASNLPPYCIGYLNLMIVLTGIIPSLIGVNIGVKVTASFSHKHLQMIYISMMFVIAIIMII is encoded by the coding sequence TTGAGCTTACCCTTATTTATTACTCTTATTTTTTTCATAACAATCTTCTCAGGCTTTATCTCAGGAGTTTTTGGTGGTGGATCAGGACTTATTAATGTACCAGGATTTTATCTACTCTTACATTACTCCTATGCATCAAATGATCATTTAATGCAGGTAGCTATTGCTTGTGCTGTTAGTTCTGGTGTTTTAGTTGGTTTACTTGCGAGCATCAAACAACATAAATACAAACAAATTTGTTATGACACTCTACGCTGGGCGCTTATCAGTATACTTTTAGGCGGGGTTTTTGGTGTGTTTTTAGTAACTCTAATAAAGAGTGGTAATCTAAAGGCTATCTTTTCTATCTTACTTATAGTTATGGCTATATGGATGTGGAGTAAAACAAAAACTTCTCTAAAAATCTGGCAAGCACCATTAGTATTAAAAATAGCTAGCGCATTTATAGCTGGAATGTGTACGATGCTTTCTGGTATATCAGTATTCTTTGTTCCATTACTGACAAAATGTGGCTTAGATATTCGCAAAGCTATTGGAACTTCTACAGTTATTACTTTTTTTATAAGTTTAGTAATGACTCTTTTCTTTATGCTTTTTGGCTTACACGCATCTAATTTACCACCATATTGTATTGGTTATTTAAATTTAATGATTGTTCTTACAGGAATTATACCAAGCCTAATTGGTGTAAATATTGGTGTTAAGGTAACAGCATCATTTTCTCATAAACATTTACAAATGATATATATTTCAATGATGTTTGTTATAGCTATAATTATGATTATTTAG